Part of the Candidatus Zixiibacteriota bacterium genome is shown below.
GAAATGGCCATCCATAACATCAAGATGAATCAAATCAGCTCCTGCTTTCTCGACTTTGGCAATTTCCTCCGCCAGATAACCAAAATCGGCAGCAAGTGCGGATGGGGCAATCATAACCTTTCCGGATTTTGCATTTTTGTATGTCATCACCTACTCCAATTGGGAAATAGTTAAATTAACTATAGTCCATTTTGGCACCTCAGAATCAGGCGTTACCGATTGAAAGAGCACCGTTTCAGGCAGCATGCGGTCATCAACCTTGTAGCTGACATCCCCAATTATCAGATAATTTTCCTCTGCAAGTATTTCAGTTTCCGAGAAATCCAAGCCAACAAAATCGGGCACTTTTACTAATATATCGGTTTGTTTACGGTTTACTACAAGTTGAACTTCAGCATTTAATTTCATAACAGTACCGGCATCAGGCCGAGATTCGACAATCACGCCATCGGGTAATACTTCATCGGCAAACCATAACAAGTCTCCCATAACAAGTCCTTCCCTTTCAAGAAGCAGTTTGGCTTCCCGAAGCGTAACTCCCCTGAGCGCAGGAACAGTAGCTGAGGCAGCGCCTTTGGATACTGTTGCTCTAATGGTCATGCCTCTTTTAACGGTTGCGCCAGGCTCCGGCAATTGGGCAATTATCGTACTTTTCGGATATTGCGCATTAAACTCTTTTTGAGCCTCAACCATTTTAAGGTCGGATTCCTTAAGCTTGATTTCTGCCGCTTGCTTCGACATGTAAGTTATATCAGGCACAAGACACTCATCTCCATGGCGGGTTAATATAGGCATAACGGCTTTATCCATTAACAGTATCAGAACTGCAATACCGCCGATAAATACAAATAGGGCAACTAAAATATATTTCCATTTGCTTGCAATGATATTAAAACCCATTTTTGATGTAAATTCTCCCTTATTTTTTCTCAATTACCGCCGCAAAAGCTCCATCGGATTTATGCTGATGAGGTATTACCTCATATATGCCTGGCTGGCGCTCGAAATTTTTAAAACTGTCTAAATGTTTTAAGCGAAAGTCATTGTTTTGTTTTAAAAAATTATCGATTATTTCAAAATTTTCTTCAGTTTCTATACTGCAGGTTGAATAAACTAATCTGCCCTTTGATGACAGCATTTTGGCGGCTTGTTCAATCAATAGCATTTGCTTTTCCGAATTTCTCTTAATTCTCTTCTCATTCAGATTCCAGCGTAAATCGGCATTCCGTCTAATTGTGCCGGTACCGCTGCAGGGAACATCCGCTAAGATATATCTGAACTTATTTCCAGAGGCAAATTTTAGCACATTTCCACATATAATAAAAGTATTATTTAATCGCCATCGCAAGATATTTTCCTTTAATATCTTTAGGCGTTTCAGGGAATTATCAACGGCAATAATGCAGCCATCGCGATCAGCCATTCCCGCTAAGACTGCGGTTTTACCGCCGGGAGCGGCGAAAAGATCAAGCGCTGTCTCGCCCTTGGGAACCGCCAGAATCGAGGGAGAGATACTCTGAGCCGGGTCGCTAATAACTATAAGCCCCTTCTGAAAAAGCTTGGATCTTAAAAGTTTATAAGGATTAAAACATTTGTAATATCCCTCAAATAATTCCGATTTCTCAAACTGAATATTTGATTTAGATAATTGTAATTCTATATTGTTTTCCAAAGATAAATATCTGTTTATAAAAAAACAGAAGTCCGGGGGAGTGTTGCCCCATTTTAAAATATCCACTGTTTCATTATAGCCAAATCTATTTAAATATCTTTTCACTAACCAATCCGGATATGAGTATTCAATACCTAAAAATTTTACCGGATTCTGCTGAGGGTTGGGAAATTTTACTTTGTCGGGTTTGCGAAGGTAAGCTCTCATTACCGCATTTACAAACCCGACTTTATGCAAAGAAATAAACTGCTTTGCCAGATCTACGGTTTCTGATACCACTGCATAATCGGGAATATTAGGAGTTTGAATTAGCTGGTAGTAGCCGAGACGCAATATCTGTCTTAATTCTAAATCGGTACTTTTTATAGATGCATATTGCCGATAAAAATAATCAACCTTCTTTTTGAATTTGATGACGCCAAAAAATAATTCGCGAGTAAAAGCCGCATCCTCGGACCTTTTAATACATTGAGATTGTTTAGCGATAATCAAGTGCGGGTCGCTTTTAGTTTTTTCCCAATCTATTAATGCTTTGCAGGCAACTGTTCGGGCTATTGAGGTCATTTTATACTAAATCCAATGGTTCGATTTTATGTACACCCCGAAGGTAATATTGACCTGTCCGATTATAAACAAGCGATTGAGAATCCCGCATCGAAAAGCCGAGACCATAAATTAATACCTCATTCGGCTTGATATAACCACCAGGCATAAACCCTAAAAGCATCTCAAATACGCCGTCAGTATATGATAATTCATGAAGGAAGCTTCCAACCGAGTGTTCCTTCGATTCGTCATTCTTTGTTCTTACGACAATCAATTCTTTATTCTCTTGAAGATTGTCTATTTTTTCCCGAATATCATCACCGCCATTTTCAAAGTCAATCCGATAGGAAGCGCAATTGATAATTTTAGTCAGCGAATCAGTTTTAGTGAATATCAATTTAGTAGCGGTAATCTCAATTCCCGGCGGTAGGTTTTCACTAAGCTTGGACAGATGATTTTTTTCAAAAGGGGAATCAAGTTGAATATCCAAATATTCAGCCTCAGACATATAACCCATTGCCAATGGCGGTCCGAAAGACATTTTCATGTGTGGATGAAACCCCTGGCTGTAGCTAACAGGCAAACCGGCTCTCTTTATAGCGCGATTAAACATCCTCATTATATCGAGATGCGAATAAAAACGGAGTCTTTCATCGCGAGAATACTTTATGCGTATTTTCGTTTTTGTGGGAACTGCAGATTGAACAATTCGTTTTTTAAGCCGTCGACCAAATTCGCCGGACAGGCTGTCTTTCTTATCAATATCATGAGATGCTTTACCTGGCAGGAGTTTTCCTTTTAATGATCTTTCTCTTTCATCAAGAAGGAATTTTTTTGAGATGCCCTTTTTTATATGTTCCCAAGGCAAAGTCAGGCTGGCTATTCGAGCCTGCAAGAGATCATCGATACTAAAGCCATTGTCCGCAAGAGCCTTTTCCCATCTGTCATAACTGAAATGTTCGCTCCAGCCATCAAGACGAGCGCCGCTGTTATAAACCTGCTTGATGACATCCGACATTCTTCTATCACCGCGGCATAGAATCCCCTCAAGCGTCGAGAGGTTTGGGTTTCGTAATTTCAATGAGACATTACGTTTTCTTACTCCATCCGACAACTTATTATAAATCTCAGCAATCCGTTGAGCGTTAATCTGTTCCTCCCATTGCCAGGGAGTGCCCGGTTTTGGAGAAAATGGCGAGATTGTAACATTTATGTTCTTTTTACCGCCCATCGAACGAGCCATTCCTGAAAGTTTTTTAATAGTATCGATTATGCCATCGATATCGCTGTCGGTTTCGGTGGGCACCCCAATCATGAAATACAGCTTAACCAGCGTCCATTCGTTTTCAAAAACCGCTCTTATGCCGTCCGTTATTTCATCCTCTGTAATGTTTTTCCCCATAACATCCCGCAAACGCTGAGTCCCTGCCTCCGGCGCAAAAGTGATGCCTGCCTTTCTCTGACTCTTGAGATATTCCAGCATAGTTCGAGAAAGCGAACCGGGACGAAGCGACGGCAATGAAAGCGACAGACGATTCTGCTGAAGAAACGGCATGATGCCGGCTACAAGCTGTTCGAGATTGGGATAATCGGTTGAGGATAATGATAACAAAGTGATCTCATCATAACCGGTAGATTTAATCCCATCTCGAATCTGAGCGTAAATTTCAGCCTCCTTGCGGGGACGCTGAGGACGGTATTGAAATCCTGCCTGGCAAAAACGGCATCCCGATACGCAGCCCCGCATTATCTCAACCGATAAACGGTCGTGAGTCGTTTCTATAAACGGTACAATAGGCTTATTGGGATAATAATCATTTTTTAATGGAATACATGACCGGATTTTGATTTTTTCCTTGGCGTGTTTGTTTATTGGTATAATCGCCTTGAACCTGTTATTCTCATATTCGGCTTTGTAAAATGATGGAATATATACACCTTCGATTTGAGCAAGCTCTGATAATTTGCGTTCCCTTTTTTCATCTTTGTTTTTAATCAGGCAATTGATTATTTCATTGATTGATTCCTCGGCATCGCCAAGATACATAAAGTCAAAGAAATCAGCTAATGGTTCAGGGTTTATAATAGCCGGGCCGCCAGCGCCAATAATCGGGCAGTTGTCATCACGTTCGGCTGATTTGAGCGGAATGCCGGCAAGATCGAGTACATTGAGTATGCCCGGCGCATGAAGTTCATATGTAACCGAAAAACCAATAAAATCAAAGTCGGCCAGCGGTGTCGAGGTTTCTAATGAAAATAAGGGAAGTTTTTGTTCACGCAGCACATCTTCCATATCCGGCCAGACTTGGAAAACGCGTTCGGCGGCGCAATCCGGACGGCTATTTATTATATGATATAATATCTGCTGACCGAGATAGCTCATGCCAATTTCGTATATATCAGGAAATGCCAAGGCAACCTTGAACTTATCGTCATGGTCTTTAATAACCGCATTAAGCTCGTTGCCGATATATCGTCCCGGTTTTGAAACAAACGGAAGAACCTCGGTTTCGAGCTTATTCCAGAACGGATTTTTATAATAAAAATGGTTTTTCTTCGCCAAACGTTACCTCCATATCTTAAAGCAAGATAGGTTTATATTGAAAGCCTGTCAAATAGAAAACGATTTGAAGTATTGCTTTAATGATTTTAATGTTAATAAACAAATTAATCTGTGTTTTTATCGGTAATTTCAAATCCCGGATTTTGCCGTCATGCCCGCCGGCAGGCAGGTTGGAATTTTATTATGGCAGCAATTATTATTATGCTGTCGGGCAGGGGCACCCGACAGCGCAGCTAATGCGTCGTCAGTCCGCCGCGGCGGATTTCCGGACGACTATTATTCCCCTCTTGAGATGGGTTAGGAGTGTGTTCTTAACGCTTAATGTTCAACATAATTTCGAATCTTTTTTTATTAAACAACGTAATCATAGATGATGCGAAATTTATATTGTTAGCCGGTAAATTTACATCTCTTTGATTTCGTCTAAATATTTGCGGGAATTCAAGATGATATCTTTTAATCACTACAATCAAACTCAATCACAACGATATAAGGATTATTGAGCATGCCGTATTGCCCAAGATGCCGCTGTGAGTATGAGGATGATATTGATATCTGTCCTGATTGCAACGAGAGGTTAGTTGATTCGCTTACCATTGAAATTATGTTAAACTATTATGATGATGAGGTTGTTAACGAGGATTGGGTTCCGATTGCCCTGTTAGCATCGTCTCGGTATGCCGACATGCTTTTAAGCGGGCTGCGAGCTAAAGACATTCCCGCTGTTATTATAGACAGCTCGGTAAATGCCGGAAAGAGCATACATTGCAGACCAGCTTCATTTCAATCGGTTGATAGCAATTATACCTTGATTGTGCCCAAAAAATACGTTTTCGAGGCTGACAGGGAAGCTGAATCGATTTTAGGCGATAAATGGGAAGAAGCGCAGTTTAATGATGAAGACGAAAAGCGTAACTGCTGATATTTTATTTAGACTGAAAAATCCACCTTTTAAAAGATGGATTTTTATTTCCTGCGCATTGCCGGGAAATTACCTTCCTCTCAAACCGGCGATTTTTACAGCGCCGCGATGGTAGCCATCCGGGAACAGACGCTCAAGCTCATCCAGCTCGATATTATTTGCTTCACAGGTCTCGTAAATGGTTGGAACCGTTTTATATTGATTGTGATAGTCTCTAAGAAAATGGATGATTTGCCAGTGCTTTTCAGTTAGCTCTCCCTTGGGTATTTTCATATCATAAGCTCTATATAAGGCATAGTTCTCATCCCATGCCTCAGGGTCAACAAGAAATCCGCGGACATCAATAGTATAGGTTTTTTCTTCTACAGATGGTGTAGTATCAGTATAGGTTTTTCCTTTTGCGGTTGGAGCAACAGCTTCAGAGGGTGTTGGCAATGCTGTATAGCTGAGATAACCTTCCTTATATGTGATGCCTGCAATTTTACAGACACCCCTTTGATAACCGGAAGGAAAGAGTTCTTTAAGTTGTTTTAGGTGAAGTTTATTCTGTCTACAGGCTACATAAATCAAGGGACATTTACCTGTTTTTCTAAATGTATCACGAATGAAATGAATAATATTCCAGTGTTTTTCTGTTAAGCCATTTGGGATTTCAAGCTGTAATGCCATTCCCTCAGCAAAATTTTCATCCCATTGATTAAAATCTTCTAAAAAATTATACGGATCTACTTTATAAGCAGCACCGTTATAAGTAAAAGAACTCATATCCTCTCCTTTATTTATAGTCATTTATGTTTCGGTCATTTATAAACTTTCTGTACTTAGAGTCGTAAGCCAATCATACCATTTTTCAAGGCCTTCTCCTGTTCGACAGGACAACTCGAATATTTTAAAATCAGGGTTAATACTCAGGGCGTTTTTCTTTACCCGTCCCATATCGAAATCCGAGAAACCCAGCAAATCGGTTTTATTTATTATCAACACCGCTGAGCGACGAAACATCGCCGGATATTTCACGGGTTTATCATCTCCTTCAGCAGTGCTTATCAGCACAACTTTCATATCCTCACCCAGATCATAGCTTGCCGGACAAACCAGATTGCCGACATTTTCGATGAACAGCATATCAACATCATCAAGGTTAATTCCATTGAGCGCCTTGCCAACCATTCGGGCATCAAGATGGCAGGCTCCGCCGGTAATAATCGGCCTTACGATTTTCCCGCCAGCTTTGGAAAGGCGCAGAGCATCATTATCCGTTTGTACATCTCCGGCAATTAGCGCCATTTTCAATCTGCCGCTCAGTGTCTTCAATGTTTTTTCCAACAAACTGGTTTTCCCCGAACCCGGAGAACTGACAAGATTAAGCGAAACAACATTTTTCTCGTGAAGTTTTAAACGTATCTCTGCTGCCAGCCGGTCATTTTCTGATAAAACTTTTTTCTCAATTATTATTTTTTTATTCATGTAAATCCTTTTTCAAAAGAGCTTTAGTCTCGTCCATCAAGTCGGATAGACAAAAATTGCCGTTTTATTGAAATAACATTTAACCCGGATTTTGCAGTTGATTTTTTAGCAATAAATTTAACTTTGTATACATCAAAGCGTAGGGGCGCATTGCATTGGCACTCTTTTTCACTTTTCCGTGAAATTATCTTTGATTTATATGCATCATTAAATCGAACCATTATAATTATGTCTCCACCAGGTAATCTATATTTAGTTCCTCTCCCTGAATTACCTCGATATCTGCCGAATCGCAATAGGGACACCGGAAAATAAAATCATTTACACTAAAAGCTTGCTCACACGAGCGGCATTTCCCCTTTACGGGTATCCGCTTGATAACCAATTTGGTGCCAGCCAGAGGAGTATCAATAGTCGCCGCTTCGAAACCGAACGATAAGGCTTCCGGGTCAACACCGGTTAGGGCGCCAAGACGGATATTGATCTCAGCTACGCCCCTTAAATTGTGCTTTGCTATCTCATTTTCTACTAATGTAATAATTTCCATGGCAATGCTAAGCTCATGCATCCGGTCATTTTCCTCCAGCATTACATATATTAAACCAAATCAAATTATAATGATTTTAGATAATCCCTTAGTTATTTCTTCCGTTTCTTGGTATGTAATTTGATTTTAACACGATGGACTAACTCCTAAATAGTCTTGGCAACCGATTTGCCTACTTTACCTCTCACAGTAAAAGGGTCGGTGGTTTCAATTGCAAGAATTTTTGAGAGTTCCTTCGATTTTTTCTATTGACAACAGAACACATTTTAGATATTATGTTGACCGAACAATCGGTCAACAATAAAGAAGCTTTTATAAATGACGCCAAGAAAAATCGATAAATCGAAGAAAAAACAGACGATACTCTTAGCGGCTATTAAAGTTTTCAGTGAAAAAGGGGTAAAAAACGCCAAAATAGCTGATATTGCTTATGAGGCCGGAATTGGCAAAGGCACCATATACGAATATTTTCGCAGCCGGGATGAGATTTTCATAGAGACTTTCAACTATATGCTTAGAGAGATGAATAAGGAATTTATTAATGAACTACAAAAAACTAGACCGCCTGTGGATAAGATTAAAGCCATGAATAAAATCATCTTTTCTGGTCTGACCAAATTTACTGTTGAAACAGCCTCTATTTTCATTGATTTCTGGGCTGAGGGAATCAGGAATCAGGGCTATAGCGGTAAAGGGATTATTAATCTTAAGGAACTTTATAATGAATTCAGGCAGGAATTAATGCAAGTTCTTGAAGATGGTATTAAAGCTGGTCAGTTTAGAAAAATAAATACTTTAGAGACTGCCTCGGCATTTTTAGCCTCAATTGATGGTTTGCTTCTGCAATGGATTATCGATCCAGCAGTTTTCAACTTGAAAAATGTCAGCGAAACAAATCTTGATATTTTTCTTAAGGGCATTGTGAAATGATAATTATATTGTCTGTAACAATTACAAACATAAACTCAGGAGGTTTTCATGTATTATAAAATCGTCATAAAAACTCTTTGCATTATTGGTTTGCTTTTTAATGCCGCCATTACGCAAGAGCTTACCGCCGATGAAATTGTTGATAAAATAAACAACCTCATAAACCAGGAATATGTAAAATCGGTTTTGACAATGACAATTACAACCTCCTCCGGCAAAGAACGAACATTCGAATATGAAGCATACAGTAAAAACTCCGGCGAGAAAAACCTGATGAAGTATCTTTCGCCTGCCAGGGTCAAAGGTCAAACGATATTAATGCTTAACAACGCCGATGACATCTGGGCATATTTCCCGAAAACCAACAGGGTTCGCAAGCTGGCTGCTCATGCCAAAAAGCAGAAAATGCAGGGCAGCGATTTTTCCTATGAGGATATGGGGTCCGGCGATGCCTGGATTACCGATTTCAGGTCGGAACTTATTGGCGATGAGAAAATCGAGGGAACGGACTGTTATATTATCAAGCTGTTGAAAAAGCCTGAGGTTGAATCCGGTTATTCAAAGCAGGTGATGCGGGTGCGGAAAGACAATTTCTATCCAATTCAAATTGATTATTATGATGAGGATGATTCCGATTATAATATTAAACGCCTTGTCTTGAGTGATATTAAAGATATTGAAGGCATACCAACGGCTATGAAAATGGTAATGCATAATTTGGAGGATAATTCGGAAACAGTCATGGAATATAAGCAGGTAACTTACAACGAAGAATTGCCTGATGATATGTTTACCGAAAGAGGCATGAAAAAATGAATCGATTAGCGGTTGTACTGTTTTCGACTTTACTGCTGTTGCTATCAGTAATTGATACCCTGGCGGTTGAGCTATCGGGTTATTACGAGCCTCAATATCTCGGAATCAGGATTAATGACAGCAACTCTCAGCTGTTTAGCAGCAAGCTCCGGGTGGATTTACAGTCCTCAGATATTGATAATGTCAAATTTGCGGCAAATTTCGATTACATCACCTATCACGGCCATACGCAGTGGAATATGCTCGATTACCTGCCGAAGACGATAACATCAATAGTTCCGTCTGATGCTATACGATCATTTGATTTTATCTATAATGACACTATATTTTTGGACAATGCTTATCTGAAATTCGCTGTTTCCAAATTTGATATCACTCTCGGAAAACAGCAAATATCTCCCGGAACCGGCTATGCCTGGAATCCGACAGATCTGTTTAATTCTAAAAATATCATCGATCCGACCTATGAACAATCGGGACACAACGCAGTCAGAATAGATTTCGCCGCCTCCTCACGCTATAGCGTCATGTTTATCGGACTACCGGAGCAGGCTTGGAATAATTCGGGCAAGATGATAAGCTTTAAAGGCAAGCTGTCTCATTTCGATTATTCGATGACCTATATCGAAAAACAGTGGCTGCTTTCTGATTTTATCACATATCAAATGTCCGAGCAAAAGCGAAGATTATATGGCGGCGATTTAGTAGGCGAGTTGTTTGGCTTGGGAATCTGGGGAGAATACGGCTACAATACAATGAAATCCCATTCTGATTTTTGGGAGGCGTTAATCGGTATTGATTATACTTTGGATAACGGTGCCTATCTGATGGCTGAATACTATTACAATGAGCTTGGCCAAGATGATTATCATCAATATGATATTAATGACTGGATGAGATATTTTCTCACCGAAAGCAGAACAATATCAAAGGACAATTTGTATTTATATTTCAGCTATCCTCTAACCGATCTTATTCAGCTTGATAATTCGGTAATCATAAGTCTTTCCGATAAAAGCTTTGGTATAGTACCGGCGTTTCAATACAGCATATATGAGAATGTTGATTTGAATGCTTTAATAAATTACAACATCGGCGATGATGAAAAAGCATACTCAAACGGTCAGGGGATCAGCGGTACGGTAAGATTCAGGATATATTTTTAATGAGTATTATGTTAGTAAATTATTTACACGTTTATTGCATGAGCCTTGCGCGTAGGGGCGTATTGCATACGCCCTTAGGTTATTGACAAATGATTATTTGTTGGAATTTCTATAATGATATTGAAATTTATATAACCGTAACGCGTAGGGGCGTCCGCCTGAGGCGGATACGCTCTCTTGTTGCCAAGCAGCGTTTGGCAACAAGAGTAACAGTGTTATGATTTATTGTATTTGGCAAATGTACTCTTCCGACTGCAGGCGTGTATGTTGGTGCACGGGGACGTACACCAACCACGAAGGTTTAAAGTACATTTTTAACTCGGTTTCGAGAAGGCGATAAAGGAGCAGCATTATGCGAGAAAAATTATTAACAGCCTGGGGTGAGTTTTCTTTCCGGCATTCGGGATTGATAGTAGCGGTTATGTTGTTATTAGCTGTTGCTGCAATATTTTCAGCATCGAGATTAACGCTGAAGATGCGCTGGTCTGATTTAATGCCGTTAAGCGATCCAATGGTCCAGGAGTTTAATAAAATTCAGACTGAATATACAAGCACTACAAATTCAATTATTGTCGTCATGGGACAGGAAAATCGCATGAAGAGTTTCGCGGATGATATCGCGCCCAAGATTAAATCGATGACGAAATATGTAAAGAGAGTTGATTATAAAATAGAAGAGGATTTCCTCAGGTCGCATGGCTTGATGTTAGTCAAGAGCAAAGACTTGAGGAAGATGGTTGATAATAAGCTATTCGATGATTTTAATCTTATTGAATACCTGACTCATACTAACGATAATTTCGAGGATGTTTATATAGGCGATGATGAAAGCCTGTCGGATAAGGAAAAAGAAGATGATGCCGTAAGAAGTCTTGATGGTATCCGGTTTTGGGTCGAGACGATGACGCGATACATCAATGATGAGAATACTATCCCTGATTCATTGGCAAACCTTGCTGTCGAAAGAATGCTTCTGGGAGACCCGTATTTTATCTCGCCCGATAAGAGGATGCTTCTTATAACGATAGAGCCGACTTTTAGTATTACCGATATAGAATCCTCTGTTGCTTCGACAGATTCAATCCAGGCGATTATAGATAATACATTGAAAGATTATCCTCAAATAAAAGCAGGCTTGACCGGCACAGTTCCGCTTATGCGCGATGAAATGGTTTATTCGGAAAAAGATATGCAAATCACATCAGTAATAGCCTTTATATTGGTACTCTTATTACTTATTTTCTCATTTCGATTGATTGCTGCGCCGCTATTAGCGGGTATAAATCTGGTATTAGGGATTATCT
Proteins encoded:
- the hypB gene encoding hydrogenase nickel incorporation protein HypB, whose product is MNKKIIIEKKVLSENDRLAAEIRLKLHEKNVVSLNLVSSPGSGKTSLLEKTLKTLSGRLKMALIAGDVQTDNDALRLSKAGGKIVRPIITGGACHLDARMVGKALNGINLDDVDMLFIENVGNLVCPASYDLGEDMKVVLISTAEGDDKPVKYPAMFRRSAVLIINKTDLLGFSDFDMGRVKKNALSINPDFKIFELSCRTGEGLEKWYDWLTTLSTESL
- a CDS encoding TusE/DsrC/DsvC family sulfur relay protein — protein: MSSFTYNGAAYKVDPYNFLEDFNQWDENFAEGMALQLEIPNGLTEKHWNIIHFIRDTFRKTGKCPLIYVACRQNKLHLKQLKELFPSGYQRGVCKIAGITYKEGYLSYTALPTPSEAVAPTAKGKTYTDTTPSVEEKTYTIDVRGFLVDPEAWDENYALYRAYDMKIPKGELTEKHWQIIHFLRDYHNQYKTVPTIYETCEANNIELDELERLFPDGYHRGAVKIAGLRGR
- a CDS encoding TetR family transcriptional regulator gives rise to the protein MTPRKIDKSKKKQTILLAAIKVFSEKGVKNAKIADIAYEAGIGKGTIYEYFRSRDEIFIETFNYMLREMNKEFINELQKTRPPVDKIKAMNKIIFSGLTKFTVETASIFIDFWAEGIRNQGYSGKGIINLKELYNEFRQELMQVLEDGIKAGQFRKINTLETASAFLASIDGLLLQWIIDPAVFNLKNVSETNLDIFLKGIVK
- the hypA gene encoding hydrogenase maturation nickel metallochaperone HypA — encoded protein: MHELSIAMEIITLVENEIAKHNLRGVAEINIRLGALTGVDPEALSFGFEAATIDTPLAGTKLVIKRIPVKGKCRSCEQAFSVNDFIFRCPYCDSADIEVIQGEELNIDYLVET
- a CDS encoding outer membrane lipoprotein-sorting protein; translated protein: MYYKIVIKTLCIIGLLFNAAITQELTADEIVDKINNLINQEYVKSVLTMTITTSSGKERTFEYEAYSKNSGEKNLMKYLSPARVKGQTILMLNNADDIWAYFPKTNRVRKLAAHAKKQKMQGSDFSYEDMGSGDAWITDFRSELIGDEKIEGTDCYIIKLLKKPEVESGYSKQVMRVRKDNFYPIQIDYYDEDDSDYNIKRLVLSDIKDIEGIPTAMKMVMHNLEDNSETVMEYKQVTYNEELPDDMFTERGMKK
- a CDS encoding TIGR03960 family B12-binding radical SAM protein, which produces MAKKNHFYYKNPFWNKLETEVLPFVSKPGRYIGNELNAVIKDHDDKFKVALAFPDIYEIGMSYLGQQILYHIINSRPDCAAERVFQVWPDMEDVLREQKLPLFSLETSTPLADFDFIGFSVTYELHAPGILNVLDLAGIPLKSAERDDNCPIIGAGGPAIINPEPLADFFDFMYLGDAEESINEIINCLIKNKDEKRERKLSELAQIEGVYIPSFYKAEYENNRFKAIIPINKHAKEKIKIRSCIPLKNDYYPNKPIVPFIETTHDRLSVEIMRGCVSGCRFCQAGFQYRPQRPRKEAEIYAQIRDGIKSTGYDEITLLSLSSTDYPNLEQLVAGIMPFLQQNRLSLSLPSLRPGSLSRTMLEYLKSQRKAGITFAPEAGTQRLRDVMGKNITEDEITDGIRAVFENEWTLVKLYFMIGVPTETDSDIDGIIDTIKKLSGMARSMGGKKNINVTISPFSPKPGTPWQWEEQINAQRIAEIYNKLSDGVRKRNVSLKLRNPNLSTLEGILCRGDRRMSDVIKQVYNSGARLDGWSEHFSYDRWEKALADNGFSIDDLLQARIASLTLPWEHIKKGISKKFLLDERERSLKGKLLPGKASHDIDKKDSLSGEFGRRLKKRIVQSAVPTKTKIRIKYSRDERLRFYSHLDIMRMFNRAIKRAGLPVSYSQGFHPHMKMSFGPPLAMGYMSEAEYLDIQLDSPFEKNHLSKLSENLPPGIEITATKLIFTKTDSLTKIINCASYRIDFENGGDDIREKIDNLQENKELIVVRTKNDESKEHSVGSFLHELSYTDGVFEMLLGFMPGGYIKPNEVLIYGLGFSMRDSQSLVYNRTGQYYLRGVHKIEPLDLV
- a CDS encoding PASTA domain-containing protein, which translates into the protein MRKNKGEFTSKMGFNIIASKWKYILVALFVFIGGIAVLILLMDKAVMPILTRHGDECLVPDITYMSKQAAEIKLKESDLKMVEAQKEFNAQYPKSTIIAQLPEPGATVKRGMTIRATVSKGAASATVPALRGVTLREAKLLLEREGLVMGDLLWFADEVLPDGVIVESRPDAGTVMKLNAEVQLVVNRKQTDILVKVPDFVGLDFSETEILAEENYLIIGDVSYKVDDRMLPETVLFQSVTPDSEVPKWTIVNLTISQLE